From one bacterium genomic stretch:
- a CDS encoding aminoglycoside 6-adenylyltransferase — protein RNHEKYVEDDQWLSRIGKLWLYVPDQYDEAGEVVPTRLAIYDHGIKVDFAFYKTVTLPKLRWTGGYHLLLDKDELRAQIKSALPDKASVLSEKEFVSLCNEFWFETYHVAKYLNREELWLVKFRDWSAKTFLLRMLEWYEQASHNWNYETYWMGTKMHAWLSPGIWENLHRTFAHFDREDSWECLLNTIQLFRTISSQLAARMNFAYPTDVDENITRFILPLQKSSE, from the coding sequence CGGAATCACGAAAAATATGTTGAGGACGATCAATGGCTTTCGCGAATTGGCAAGTTATGGCTCTACGTTCCCGATCAATATGACGAAGCGGGCGAAGTGGTTCCCACCCGGTTGGCCATTTATGATCATGGAATCAAAGTTGATTTTGCGTTTTACAAGACAGTAACCCTTCCAAAGCTGCGTTGGACCGGAGGCTACCATTTACTTCTGGATAAGGATGAATTAAGGGCGCAGATCAAGAGTGCCTTACCAGACAAAGCCAGTGTACTTAGCGAGAAAGAGTTCGTATCACTATGCAATGAGTTCTGGTTTGAAACATATCACGTCGCGAAATATTTGAACCGAGAAGAACTGTGGTTGGTGAAATTTAGAGACTGGTCAGCGAAAACATTCCTTTTGCGCATGCTGGAGTGGTATGAACAAGCCAGCCACAATTGGAATTATGAAACCTACTGGATGGGGACCAAGATGCATGCATGGCTGAGTCCCGGCATCTGGGAGAATCTCCATCGGACGTTCGCCCATTTTGATCGCGAAGACAGTTGGGAATGTTTACTGAATACGATCCAACTTTTCCGGACAATTTCCTCTCAATTAGCGGCCCGAATGAATTTTGCCTATCCCACGGATGTTGATGAAAATATCACGCGGTTTATTCTGCCGTTGCAAAAAAGCAGCGAGTAA